A single Flavobacterium sp. 1 DNA region contains:
- a CDS encoding DUF4199 domain-containing protein — MENNVSPAKSGIIYGVLFGVIMVLEFTVMYVIGMRSLVNTPFGTIVNIANYLILPILFIYIGCNGYKKNINNGFVTLGECLKIGVSITFIAAAIYAAFSVIFNFIFPEFVNEMVSITKDGMLKSNPNLTAAQMESGLAMMKKFMNPLIVFPVTLAMFSFIGLFYSLIVGVVLKNEKPQSL, encoded by the coding sequence ATGGAAAATAATGTATCTCCAGCTAAATCTGGAATTATTTATGGTGTTTTGTTCGGTGTGATTATGGTTTTAGAATTTACAGTTATGTATGTAATTGGAATGAGATCATTGGTAAATACTCCTTTTGGAACTATTGTAAACATCGCCAATTACCTTATTTTACCAATATTATTCATATATATAGGTTGCAACGGTTATAAGAAAAACATAAATAATGGCTTTGTAACTTTGGGCGAATGTCTCAAAATTGGGGTTTCTATAACATTTATTGCTGCTGCTATTTATGCTGCTTTTAGTGTTATTTTTAATTTTATTTTTCCTGAATTTGTAAATGAAATGGTTTCTATTACCAAAGACGGAATGCTAAAAAGCAATCCAAATCTCACTGCTGCTCAAATGGAATCAGGCTTGGCTATGATGAAAAAATTCATGAATCCGCTTATTGTTTTCCCAGTAACCCTTGCAATGTTTTCCTTCATTGGTTTATTCTACTCTCTTATAGTGGGTGTAGTTTTAAAAAATGAAAAACCTCAAAGTCTCTAA
- a CDS encoding GNAT family N-acetyltransferase → METITKLEIKDNAFARQFETKTETGIVSVEYSFQEKKIFLTKINIPEGYNDEEFISNFLKNIMETAIEKKLKVVPILPKIVTFFKKNPIYKELLPPGIRL, encoded by the coding sequence ATGGAAACGATAACAAAATTAGAGATTAAAGACAATGCTTTTGCAAGACAATTTGAAACAAAAACAGAAACTGGGATAGTTTCTGTTGAATATTCTTTTCAGGAGAAAAAAATTTTCCTAACCAAGATCAATATTCCTGAAGGCTACAATGACGAAGAGTTTATTTCTAATTTCCTAAAGAACATTATGGAAACTGCTATCGAAAAAAAACTAAAAGTAGTACCCATACTTCCTAAAATTGTTACTTTCTTTAAAAAAAATCCAATCTACAAAGAATTGCTTCCACCAGGAATACGTTTATAA
- a CDS encoding alpha/beta hydrolase yields MRTIKFVLITMITFFGLVYLLIMSYIYFHQREIIFDASKLSKDYKFEFAGNFEELNIPSFDNLKLNGLLFKVKNSKGLIFYLHGNSGALDSWGNVATVYNNLGYDIFILDYRGYGKSEGVIENEEQFYKDILFSYKKLISKYKEEQTIIIGYSIGTGPAAYLASVTKPKCLVLQAPYFNFIEYSGARVPFMPVFLKKFKFPTNKFVEKIKSPIFIFHGNKDNVIPVSNSKKLSKILKPMDHFYVLENQDHIGINENEQYLLELEKLLKK; encoded by the coding sequence ATGAGAACAATAAAATTTGTTTTGATTACAATGATTACTTTTTTCGGATTAGTCTATTTGTTGATAATGTCCTATATTTATTTTCATCAAAGAGAAATAATTTTTGACGCTTCAAAACTTTCGAAGGATTATAAATTTGAATTTGCAGGAAATTTTGAAGAATTAAATATTCCATCTTTTGATAATTTGAAATTAAATGGACTTTTGTTTAAAGTTAAAAATTCAAAAGGATTAATTTTTTATTTGCATGGAAATTCTGGAGCTCTTGATTCATGGGGAAATGTCGCAACTGTTTACAATAATTTAGGTTATGATATTTTTATTTTGGATTATAGGGGCTATGGGAAAAGTGAAGGTGTAATTGAAAATGAAGAACAATTTTATAAAGATATATTGTTTTCGTATAAGAAACTGATTTCTAAATATAAAGAAGAGCAAACAATTATTATAGGTTATTCAATAGGAACTGGTCCTGCAGCATATTTGGCTTCAGTTACAAAGCCCAAATGTTTAGTATTACAAGCGCCTTATTTTAATTTTATAGAATATTCAGGTGCAAGAGTCCCATTTATGCCTGTTTTTTTGAAAAAATTTAAGTTTCCAACTAATAAATTTGTAGAAAAAATAAAGTCTCCAATCTTTATCTTTCATGGAAACAAAGACAATGTTATTCCAGTTAGTAATTCTAAAAAATTAAGTAAAATTTTAAAACCGATGGATCATTTTTATGTTTTAGAAAATCAAGATCATATTGGGATTAATGAGAACGAACAGTATCTTTTAGAATTGGAAAAATTGTTGAAAAAGTAA
- a CDS encoding type B 50S ribosomal protein L31, producing the protein MKKGVHPENYRLVAFKDMSNEDVFITKSTADTRETIIHEGVEYPVVKMEISRTSHPFYTGKSKLIDTAGRIDKFKTKYAKHAK; encoded by the coding sequence ATGAAAAAAGGTGTACACCCGGAAAATTACAGATTAGTTGCTTTTAAAGACATGTCAAACGAAGATGTTTTTATCACTAAATCTACTGCTGATACTAGAGAAACTATTATTCACGAAGGTGTTGAATATCCAGTTGTAAAAATGGAGATTTCTAGAACTTCTCACCCTTTTTACACAGGTAAATCTAAACTTATCGATACTGCAGGACGTATTGATAAATTCAAAACTAAATACGCTAAACACGCTAAATAA
- a CDS encoding ABC-F family ATP-binding cassette domain-containing protein: MITINDISVQFGGTTLFSDVSFAINENDKIALMGKNGAGKSTLLKIIAGQGKPSTGNVSVPKEAVVAYLPQHLLTTDGATVMEEASKAFGEIFSMKSEIDEINEQLTIRTDYESDGYMKLIERVSDLSEKYYAIEEVNYEAEVEKILIGLGFVREDFSRQTSEFSGGWRMRIELAKILLQKPDLILLDEPTNHMDIESIQWLEDFLINSAKAVVVISHDRAFVDNITNRTIEVTMGRIYDYKAKYTHYLELRKDRRIHQQKAYDEQQKMIADNRTFIDRFKGTFSKTDAVQSRVKMLEKLVIVQVDEVDTSALKLKFPPAARSGQYPVIVKDMSKSYGEHVVFKDANIVIERGQKVAFVGKNGEGKSTMIKAIMKEFGPDSGSVEIGHNSQIGYFAQNQAALLDENATIFETIDDIAVGDVRTQIKNILGAFMFHGDDITKKVKVLSGGEKTRLAMIKLLLEPVNLLILDEPSNHLDMKTKDIIKDALRDFDGTLILVSHDRDFLDGLATKVFEFGNKRVVEHFEDITGFLAHKKMDSMKEIEK, encoded by the coding sequence ATGATTACAATTAACGATATTTCGGTTCAATTTGGAGGGACTACACTTTTTAGCGATGTTTCTTTTGCAATAAATGAGAATGATAAAATTGCCCTTATGGGTAAAAATGGTGCTGGTAAATCAACACTTTTAAAGATTATTGCAGGACAAGGCAAGCCTTCCACAGGAAATGTTTCTGTACCAAAAGAAGCTGTTGTTGCTTATTTGCCACAGCATTTATTGACAACTGATGGTGCTACGGTGATGGAGGAGGCTTCAAAAGCTTTTGGCGAAATCTTTAGCATGAAATCCGAAATAGATGAAATTAATGAGCAATTGACTATCCGTACCGATTATGAAAGTGATGGGTACATGAAATTAATCGAAAGAGTTTCTGATTTAAGTGAAAAATATTATGCTATTGAAGAAGTAAATTATGAAGCAGAAGTTGAGAAGATTCTAATAGGCCTAGGTTTTGTTCGTGAAGATTTTTCTCGCCAGACTTCCGAGTTTTCGGGAGGTTGGAGAATGAGAATCGAATTGGCTAAAATACTTTTGCAAAAACCCGATTTGATTTTACTGGATGAGCCTACCAATCACATGGATATCGAAAGTATTCAATGGCTGGAAGATTTCTTGATTAATTCGGCCAAAGCGGTTGTTGTGATTTCACACGATAGAGCTTTTGTAGATAATATTACCAATCGTACTATTGAAGTGACAATGGGACGTATTTATGATTACAAAGCTAAGTATACTCATTATTTGGAGCTCAGAAAAGATCGTCGTATACATCAGCAAAAAGCCTATGATGAGCAGCAAAAGATGATTGCCGATAATAGAACTTTTATCGACCGATTTAAAGGGACGTTTTCTAAAACAGATGCGGTTCAGTCAAGAGTAAAAATGCTTGAAAAATTAGTCATTGTTCAGGTTGATGAAGTGGATACTTCGGCATTGAAATTAAAATTCCCGCCAGCAGCGCGTTCTGGGCAATATCCTGTTATTGTAAAAGATATGTCTAAATCGTATGGTGAACATGTGGTTTTTAAAGACGCTAATATTGTTATAGAGAGAGGTCAAAAAGTAGCTTTTGTTGGAAAAAATGGAGAAGGTAAATCAACAATGATCAAAGCAATAATGAAGGAGTTTGGTCCTGATAGTGGTTCTGTTGAAATTGGTCATAATTCTCAAATTGGTTATTTTGCCCAAAATCAAGCGGCTTTATTGGATGAAAATGCTACTATTTTTGAAACTATAGATGATATTGCTGTTGGTGATGTAAGAACACAGATAAAAAACATACTTGGAGCTTTTATGTTTCATGGAGATGATATTACCAAGAAAGTTAAGGTGCTTTCCGGTGGAGAAAAAACGCGTTTGGCAATGATAAAATTATTGCTTGAGCCTGTGAATTTGTTAATTCTCGATGAGCCTTCGAATCACTTGGATATGAAAACCAAAGACATTATCAAGGATGCACTGCGTGATTTTGACGGAACTTTAATTCTGGTTTCCCACGATAGAGATTTCCTTGATGGTTTAGCTACCAAAGTTTTCGAATTTGGTAACAAGCGTGTTGTAGAGCATTTTGAAGATATTACAGGTTTCTTAGCTCACAAGAAGATGGACAGCATGAAAGAAATAGAAAAATAA
- a CDS encoding GlmU family protein — MNYILFDGPARNALLPFTFTRPVADILVGIMTIRQKWEAHLGSTTTTLTEEYLSEKFPMVELDENVMINASFLPNAVLAEMVNNLRPNQAIFKGEDVIAFYTNDEQESVDFDNYEIIEYNEDGITIERTWDIFSKNDAAIREDFEFLTNDRKSQPIPKSVNVIAPENVFIEEGAKLEFVTLNASSGPIYIGRDSEIMEGSIIRGPFALCENAQVKMGAKVYGATTVGPYSRIGGEVKNAVLFAYSNKGHDGFLGDSVLGEWCNIGADSNNSNLKNNYEEVKLWSYETEGFAKTGLQFCGLMMGDHSKCGINTMFNTGTVVGVSANIFGSGFPRNFVPSFSWGGATGFTTYVTKKAFETARLVMSRRNVDFDEKEAAILEHIFEESKKWRKE; from the coding sequence ATGAACTATATACTTTTTGACGGCCCCGCTCGAAATGCATTGTTACCCTTTACTTTTACACGTCCTGTTGCCGATATTTTGGTTGGGATTATGACGATTCGTCAAAAATGGGAAGCACATTTAGGTTCTACAACTACAACTCTTACAGAGGAATATTTATCAGAGAAATTTCCAATGGTAGAGTTGGACGAAAATGTAATGATTAATGCTTCTTTTTTGCCTAATGCTGTTTTAGCTGAAATGGTTAATAATCTTAGACCTAACCAGGCAATTTTCAAAGGGGAAGATGTTATCGCTTTTTATACAAATGACGAACAAGAATCGGTAGATTTTGATAACTATGAGATTATTGAATACAATGAAGATGGAATTACTATTGAACGCACTTGGGATATTTTCTCAAAGAATGATGCAGCGATTCGTGAAGATTTCGAATTTTTGACAAACGATAGAAAATCTCAGCCAATACCCAAAAGCGTGAATGTAATTGCACCTGAAAATGTTTTTATTGAAGAAGGGGCCAAATTGGAGTTTGTAACCTTGAATGCTTCTTCTGGACCAATATATATAGGTAGAGATTCTGAAATCATGGAAGGATCTATTATTCGTGGACCATTTGCTTTATGCGAAAATGCACAGGTAAAAATGGGAGCCAAAGTGTATGGAGCTACTACAGTTGGACCTTATTCCAGAATTGGGGGAGAGGTGAAAAATGCAGTTCTTTTTGCTTATTCGAATAAAGGACATGATGGATTTCTTGGAGATTCTGTTTTAGGAGAATGGTGCAATATTGGAGCAGACAGCAATAATTCTAATTTAAAGAATAATTACGAAGAAGTAAAATTGTGGAGCTATGAAACGGAAGGATTTGCCAAAACAGGTCTTCAGTTTTGTGGTTTAATGATGGGAGATCATAGTAAATGCGGAATCAATACAATGTTCAATACCGGAACAGTGGTAGGAGTGAGTGCTAATATTTTTGGAAGCGGTTTTCCCCGCAATTTTGTGCCGAGTTTTTCTTGGGGCGGAGCTACAGGATTTACGACTTATGTTACTAAAAAAGCATTTGAAACAGCAAGATTGGTAATGAGCCGAAGAAATGTAGATTTCGACGAAAAAGAAGCTGCAATATTGGAACATATTTTTGAGGAATCTAAGAAGTGGAGGAAAGAGTAA